GGCAGCGCGGGCCGCAACGGTCCATTCTCACCACCACGCCCGCGGGCCGGGCGGCGACCCGGGCCTGGCTGAAGCGGCCGGTGGCACACGTCCGCGACGTGCGCTCCGAACTGCTCGCGAAGCTGGCGCTGCTGCTCCGCCGCGAGACGGCACCGCAGGCGTTGATCGCCGCGCAGCGGGCCGCGCTGGTCCCCGTGCAGACCGCGCTCGAACGGCAGCGCGCGGCCGAGACCGGCTTCGGGGAGATCCTGGCCAGTTGGCGCAGCCAGAACGTCAACGCCGCGATGCGTTTCCTCGACGAGGTCGAGGCCATCGCTTCTGCGGACTTCGAGCGCTGATCGAGTTGGCAATTGCGACCCCGTACGCCACGATGGGTGACGAGGAGGACGTGGTTGTCCAACCCGTGGCTCGCCCTGCAGACCGGAGTCGATCCTGTCGAACGGATCGGCGAGATCGGCCGCGCGCACGATAGGTTCCTCGCCGCCGGCGCCGTCGACGAACGGGTCCGGCGGGTGGTCGCGGAGTCCTGGCGCCGGTCGGCCCACGCGTTGCTCCAACCCGACTCGACCGCGCCGATCGACCTGGCGGATGCCGAACTCGACGCCTACCGCGCCGAACATCCGCTGGCCGCGGTGCTTCCGCTGTTCCGGGAGATGCTCGGCGACGCGGCGCAAGACGGCGAGCTTCTCGCGGTCTGCGACGCGCGGGGCCGGCTGCTCTGGGTCGACGGCAACCGCGCCGCGATGCGTGACGCCGAGGCGATGAACTTCGTCGCGGGCGCGTGGTGGGACGAGGCGCACGCGGGCACCAACGCACCGGGAACGGCGGTGGCCATCGACCACTCCGTGCAGATCTTCGCGACCGAGCATTTCAGCCGGCCCGTGCAGCCCTGGACGTGTTCGGCCGCGCCGATCCACGATCCACACACCGGCCGGCTGCTCGGCGCCATCGACATCACCGGCGGTGACCAGGTCGCCAACCCGCACAGCCTCGCGCTGGTCCGCGCGGCGGCCCGGGCGGCCGAGGCGTTCCTGGCCGGCGCGCCCCGCGCTGGCGATGCGACCGTCGCCGCTCTCGGGCGCGACGAAGCGACGCTGACTGTCGGCGGGAAGCGCACCAAGCTCGGCCGGCGCCACTCCGAGTTGCTGGTCCTGCTCATCTCCCACCCGGAGGGCCGCACCGGCGAGCAACTGGGCCTCGACCTCTACGGCGACGCCCATCTCAACCCGGTGACCGTGCGGGCCGAACTCTCCCGGTTCCGCCGCACGCTCGGCCCCGACCTGCTCGATTCCCGGCCCTATCGGCTGCGCACCGTCGTCGACGCCGACTTCCTCGCGGTCACCCGGTTGCTCGAGGAAGGGCGGGTCGACGCGGCGCTCGACGCCTACGCCGGCCCGCTGCTGCCGGGCTCCGACGCGCCGGGGATCGCGCGGCTGCGCACCGACCTCGAGGTGCAGGCCCGGGCCGCGGTGCGGGCC
This genomic interval from Asanoa ferruginea contains the following:
- a CDS encoding PadR family transcriptional regulator; its protein translation is MAERPDLSLAAWIVLALVDESPKHGFAVAALTAEDGDVGRAWHVPRPIVYRSLDRLAELDLIRVVSTEAGQRGPQRSILTTTPAGRAATRAWLKRPVAHVRDVRSELLAKLALLLRRETAPQALIAAQRAALVPVQTALERQRAAETGFGEILASWRSQNVNAAMRFLDEVEAIASADFER
- a CDS encoding helix-turn-helix domain-containing protein — encoded protein: MSNPWLALQTGVDPVERIGEIGRAHDRFLAAGAVDERVRRVVAESWRRSAHALLQPDSTAPIDLADAELDAYRAEHPLAAVLPLFREMLGDAAQDGELLAVCDARGRLLWVDGNRAAMRDAEAMNFVAGAWWDEAHAGTNAPGTAVAIDHSVQIFATEHFSRPVQPWTCSAAPIHDPHTGRLLGAIDITGGDQVANPHSLALVRAAARAAEAFLAGAPRAGDATVAALGRDEATLTVGGKRTKLGRRHSELLVLLISHPEGRTGEQLGLDLYGDAHLNPVTVRAELSRFRRTLGPDLLDSRPYRLRTVVDADFLAVTRLLEEGRVDAALDAYAGPLLPGSDAPGIARLRTDLEVQARAAVRASRDPRLLDTWTRSPWGADDLEMWQALATALTPQSPRAPLARARAVQLAREYDATWMQRLGK